In Spirosoma pollinicola, the genomic window TAAAAGCCTTTTTCGCTTGGTGTCAGCGTGGCATTCCACAGGCCGACGGTAAGCAACAGTAGACACAGTAGCACTGATACCCAGCTCAGACCGTAATAGATTGCGGTGACTGGAATACCCTCCTGTCGGTCGCGTACGCTTTTTTGCACCGAAACGGCTGCAAACAGGCCATACATGAGTACCGTGAAATAATACCCCTTTTCGTTTAACGGCATTTGCGCGTTCCATAGCCCGATGTTAAAGGCTAATAGTCCGGCAAATAACGCGGCCCAGGCAGCGGCAATAAATGCCCCGGATGGTTGTTGGTTCATGATTGTTGGGTGTGATTTAGTGGTTATGGAATACTATGGATTTATACTGGCGGCATTAAGCCGCCTGATGCATCGGGCAACCGCCCGCGCGAATGACAAGGGCTGGTTTTTCGGCAGGCGCTCCCATCGGGCAAACCCCGGCGGGCGCACTGAGCTCAAGGTGATCGCCGGGTTGCACAATGTCGAGAAGCCAGTTGCTAACGCTGCCAGTTTTGCCCGTTTCGCGTTTGGCCACAATAGTGTAATATTGACCGTTCGGCGCACCTTCAACGCGGTACGGATGCGGCTGAAACAGTTGTAGCTCGGGCATAAACAGCCGTACATTCAGGTACTGACTCA contains:
- the yiaA gene encoding inner membrane protein YiaA, giving the protein MNQQPSGAFIAAAWAALFAGLLAFNIGLWNAQMPLNEKGYYFTVLMYGLFAAVSVQKSVRDRQEGIPVTAIYYGLSWVSVLLCLLLLTVGLWNATLTPSEKGFYGMSFTLSLFAAIAVQKNTRDAQPRGQG